The DNA region GGGCGTCGTCATCGGGCGCCGCAATCAGGGATTCTCTCTTAACGTGAATCCCAGCGACCTCATGAACATCAACATCGAGGCCCCACCGGCCGCGGAAGACGACCTCTATCTGGCGATCATCGACGCGCGTTTGAAAGGCGCCCTCGAAGACTCGTTTACCCAGATGGATCTGATGCGCCGCTTCGACGTGCCGCGCAGCCTTTTCGAGCGGGCCGTGGGGCGCCTGATGGACGAAGGGATCGTTGCCCGCCGGAAGGGACGCGGGTGGACGTTCCTTCCCACCTATGACACCGACCGATCGCTCCACCACAGCTATCAGTTGCGCATGGTCCTGGAGCCGGCCGGCATTCTGTTGCCGCAGTTCACGATCAACCACGAGGCCCTGACGCGCTCCCGGCTCGCCCACCATGATTTGCTCACGAATGCCGAGCAGACGATCCGCCGGCGATGGATATTCTCCATCGATTCCGAGTTCCACGAGATGATCGCGGGCTTCACCGGCAACCCG from Shumkonia mesophila includes:
- a CDS encoding GntR family transcriptional regulator, whose amino-acid sequence is MDRANRNTIRRIELAHQILHLARERAWQSGHHLTEEALADALGVSRSPIRAALRLLQERGVVIGRRNQGFSLNVNPSDLMNINIEAPPAAEDDLYLAIIDARLKGALEDSFTQMDLMRRFDVPRSLFERAVGRLMDEGIVARRKGRGWTFLPTYDTDRSLHHSYQLRMVLEPAGILLPQFTINHEALTRSRLAHHDLLTNAEQTIRRRWIFSIDSEFHEMIAGFTGNPLFLQVIQHQNRLRRLLEIRGYSNRRRIVDWCEEHLAVIDALERGNLPNAANLLRVHLSRANEAAATERE